In the Euphorbia lathyris chromosome 5, ddEupLath1.1, whole genome shotgun sequence genome, one interval contains:
- the LOC136229762 gene encoding ribonuclease 3-like protein 3, which yields MVESLALMEKMELEGPSPMAELPSLEGAEEILGYKFENNRLLEEAFTDSSFPDKGFSYERLEYIGDSVLNFSLQRNTFSTANIDTEKLTRVAFKHGFHRFLRHNKPLLEDQVLADIVESTVGAVFIDTNYCLDSVWKVFKDVLEPIISRETVKIHPVTELYEECQKRNLKVKFVDSWRKSIAFHVLIEDKLVGRATYGFKKDIAYNRAAKDALDNIRFLFTQSSSS from the exons ATGGTCGAATCACTAGCcctgatggagaagatggagttAGAGGGTCCAAGTCCGATGGCGGAGTTGCCGAGTTTAGAAGGAGCGGAAGAGATTCTAGGTTACAAGTTCGAGAATAACAGGTTACTAGAGGAGGCATTTACTGATTCTTCGTTTCCAGATAAAGGTTTTAGTTATGAGAGGTTAGAGTATATTGGAGATTCAGTTCTCAACTTCTCTTTACAGAGGAACACTTTTTCCA CTGCTAATATTGATACTGAAAAGCTCACACGTGTCGCCTTCAAACATGGATTCCACCGCTTTTTGCGTCACAACAAACCTCTTCTTGAGGATCAA GTGCTTGCGGACATAGTTGAATCAACAGTTGGAGCTGTTTTCATTGATACAAATTATTGTCTTGATAGTGTTTGGAAG GTGTTCAAAGATGTGTTGGAACCCATAATTAGTAGGGAAACAGTAAAGATACACCCAGTGACAGAACTATATGAAGAATGTCAGAAGAGGAATTTGAAAGTTAAATTTGTGGATTCTTGGAGAAAAAGCATAGCTTTTCATGTCTTGATTGAAGATAAGCTTGTTGGAAGAGCTACTTATGGTTTCAAGAAAGATATTGCATACAATAGAGCTGCCAAGGATGCTTTGGACAATATTCGATTTTTATTCACCCAATCCTCTTCTTCTTAG